GTTCATCCGAAGCAACAGCCACCCTCTGATTGTACCAGTTGACGGCCTCGACCTCTTCTTTGAGACTTTCCAATGCACGCGCTATATCACGTGTTTTTGCCGGAAGCTCGTCGGTGGGTTCATGGTAATAAGACATTGATTTGGCTCCCTGTTTAGCGTTTGATTAATTCCATTGCTTCTGTTTCGGTCTTATATCTATATATGTCAAAATCAACCTGAAAGTTCACTTTAAAATCGAATACCTCAATATAAGCAAGAATCAGAATTCATACAAGTGTCATGCCGCTTTGATTGTGACAAGAAAGCCCCTCAAGCCTATCGGTGCCTGGTGAAGAAACTACCGAAGTTTTCGAAGCAGTTTTCGAAAGTCGGCCAAATCACCGATGACGACATCATTCAAATCCGTCAGAAGCGGACGGTATGATTCTGCCGCGTGGCCTCCCAGTACCATGAAAGTCCCGTCCGGCAAAAGCTTGCGAATCTTCTTGATCTCCGCCACCAGAGGAGGATTATCAGCTGGATAAATAAGGCTGAGGGCGACCGCCCGTGAGTTTTTCCTGTGAGCGGCCGCGGCAATCTCCTCGGCAGGCAGATCGGGGCCTAAATAGGTCACCCGCCAGCCGTCGGAAGAACCGATCATGGCCGCCACCAGGGCACCATTTTCATGAACATGACTGGTCGGGGTTGTAACCAAAAGGTGAGGCGCACCACTGAGATCCGAATTCAGGCTGATCAGGTTGCCTATGAAAGTGCGGATAATGGCAGAAGCCATATGCTCCTGCGAAGTACGCATCTCACCACTCTCCCACATATCGCCGATCCTCTGCAATAAAGCTACAATGACTTTTTCGACCACGTTGACCTCGCCCAGATCAACCATCGCCTTCTCAAGCAGCTCTTCCAAACCGGCATCGTCGTAATCCAGAATCGCCCTGATAGCGCGTTCGACATAGGCCGATTCATGACCAGAGATATTTCCCGTTTTTTCTCCACCAGAAGGTTTTGCACCACCGGCATCCTCGATTAATTTTTCCAACTGCTCGATCGAATTATTAGCGATTTCACCGATTCGAAAACCGAGCGAAGTGGCATCACGCAGCAAATTGAGCTTTTTGATATCCTGCTCTGAGTATATCCTGCGATTACCGGATGTTCTCTTTGGTACCAGCGCCTGGTACCGCTTTTCCCAGGCCCGGATTATATGGGCCGTCAGACCGGTCATCCGAGCCGCTACCTTGATCGGGTAGCCGTTGTTGTTTTCCATGGTGTCAGTATACATCATTGTTTAAATCCTGTCAATAAGTTGTCTAAAATTTTTAACAGAAAACTGTTGCGATTGTTTCCCTAATCTGGAAATTTATTACTAC
The DNA window shown above is from Candidatus Zixiibacteriota bacterium and carries:
- a CDS encoding MerR family transcriptional regulator yields the protein MMYTDTMENNNGYPIKVAARMTGLTAHIIRAWEKRYQALVPKRTSGNRRIYSEQDIKKLNLLRDATSLGFRIGEIANNSIEQLEKLIEDAGGAKPSGGEKTGNISGHESAYVERAIRAILDYDDAGLEELLEKAMVDLGEVNVVEKVIVALLQRIGDMWESGEMRTSQEHMASAIIRTFIGNLISLNSDLSGAPHLLVTTPTSHVHENGALVAAMIGSSDGWRVTYLGPDLPAEEIAAAAHRKNSRAVALSLIYPADNPPLVAEIKKIRKLLPDGTFMVLGGHAAESYRPLLTDLNDVVIGDLADFRKLLRKLR